The following DNA comes from Meles meles chromosome 8, mMelMel3.1 paternal haplotype, whole genome shotgun sequence.
GATACACAGTGTGACCATACAACTTATCATCCAACCACAACACTGTAAAGAGTGAAAGCAAACACTGTTAATCATTACACTCAAAAAGACAGATTAGAAACTGGTAAtatcctggggaaaaaaaacatatgGTTGGTTTTGTCCATCAGAAAAAATAATGATGCTCAAGCAAAAAATTACAGGAAGTCCTGAACCTTCAATGGACCAATGAAATtgaatctcaaaataatgaaGTTGGAATGGGTCCGTTTGAGATTGCAGACAATTGCACAAAGATTCTAGGTCACCTTCAATAATAACCACTCAACATCAGTAAAGcacacaatatatatattagactattCTCCCAAATGTGGTATAAGGATATTCTAGTTGGAACACTGACACAGAATCAAATAACATGTTACCAAAGCATGAAAAAGTCATTTCCTTCACAATTCTCATTTAATTCCTCTCATTGGATCTAACATAAAATCTCAGTTAATGCCACTGTGTTTCTAACACTTCCCTGTAGCACCATGAGCCTTCATTCTTAGCAGACAGAGCTCAGTTTCTCCCAACCACTGGTCCCATAGTAGAATATAGTAACATTGCTATCTGATAGGAATGCATTTAATCACAGAGACAGACATGGAGAGAAATGGAGTAACATTCCCTTTGTATTCGACTGACATTGCCCAGGGAATCCTAGCTCTGGCCACACCTGCCTTATGAGAAGCTCTAAGGCTTAACACTACAACAGAACCGAGAGAGTCTGAGGGGAGAAACTTCCCTCTGCTGCCGCAGCAGAGAATAATCAACACAAATAAACCTCTCAGACATCCATTGAGAGTCTGGGTGCTTGGATGCCAGACAGTGAGGCACAGGAGAAAACAggtaaataaattgataaatttccatcaagggatgcctgggtggctcagtcagttgagtatatgactcttgattttggcccagtcatgatctgagtcctgagatcaaagtccaagtcaggctctgtgctcagcatggaacctgcttgatattctcttcctccctctctctcactctgcccctcctccatcttcccccaaccccccgtctcttaaaaaaaaaaaaaatagttccctCAATAGTTAGTCAAGGACTGTTGAAATATATGAGTTAAGAAATGTATGGCCTGTGTGGTTTCTGTTCTGGAAGTTATTTGCTAAGTGAGACAACTGTATCATAATCAGTCTTGCAACAACCATGGCTGTGGCAATTTATAAGCAAAAGTGTGTTTAAAGAGCAGGCACATGAAGGGGTTGTGGCTTATCTCAGGATGGGCACAATCAGACACTGGAACCCAAAGTCAATGCCATGCTGGGATCCTAATCCTGGGTTAGATTCTTACTGCTGCTGCAACAAATTACCACTAATTACTGGCTTAAGGCAAACATATCATCATACAGTTGTGGAGGTCAGAAGTCAGAAAGGGGTTTCACTGAgataaaatcaaggtgttgaaaGCACTGAGTTCCTTCTAGAGGTTCTAGGGGAGAAACCCATTTCCTCACCTACTCCAGCTTCTGGAGGAAGCTAGCATTCCTCTACCTTCAAAGCAGCACTCAGATCACTCCCACCTCTGTTCCCATCACCATATACCCTTCACTGACTCACTCTGCTGCCTCTCTCTTCCACTGATAAGGACCTCTGATTACACTGGATCCTCTGATACAAACCAAAATAATCTTCTTATGTTAAAATCAGCTCATTTTAGCAACCTTAGTTCCCTCTTTCCATGTGACCTAACATATTCATAGATTTCAGAGATTAGGATGTAGATACCTATATGGTGTTGAGGGGAGGGCATAATTGTGCCTACCACTCCTTCACATGACATGCAAACCCCTCAAACTGTCTTTCTGGTCTCACCCCACTCTACATTACATAGTAGATAATAATACAAAACTTGATGGCTTAGAACAAGATGTATTATCTcgagtttctgtgggtcagaatcTCTCAGTGAGGCCACAATCAAGATGTCGAATGAAGCTTCAACTGAAAGCTCAACTGGGGAAGAATCAGCTTTCAAGATCATTCACATCATTGTTGACCGGATTTCTGCTTCCCTGGCTGTTGACTGGAAGCTACCCCCAGTTCTTTGCACAGAGGCTTCTCTATCAGGCAGATCAGAATGTGGCAGCTGGCTTTCTCAGAGCAAGAAGCAAGAAGAACCAAAGAGAGACTGCAAGCAAGAGAGAAGTTGGACCTTTGTCTCCTCATCTTATAACTTTTCCTGCATTATATTCAAGAGAAGTGAGGCCAGCCCACACTCTGGGGAAGGGGATTTCACAAGGGCATGGATATCAGGATGTGGGAACATGGGGCCATGTCAGAAGCTGTCAAATGCACTCCAATATGTATCCTGTGCTTTCATCTCACAAAACCACCAACACcccctaagaaagaaaaaaaaaagtctcatatttgttcattaatttgctcatccaaaaattatttattctgttCCCACTGTGAACTAGGTGGTACAGTAGCTCAAGGGCTGGAGATAGAACAGTGAACAAGGGACACGGACCCTTCCCCCTTGGAGTGGACATTCCAGTGGAGAGGGTGACAGACAGTAAACAAACCACACAGTGTTACAGAGGGTGAGGAGTCATAACAGGGAAGAGGCACAGTGGGTGTTCATGGGGGTAACACTGTCTTCTACATAAGAGAGATGGTCTGGGACGACCTCTTTGAGAACCGGCCTTTGAGCAAAGACATGAAGGAAGTGTGGGAGCCACAGTGAGAATATTTGGAGGAGGAGTGTCCTGGGCAGTgcgaacagcaaatgcaaaggcggGTGATGGGTTCAGGGAAGAAGAAGCTCAGTGCcgctggaggagagggagcaaCCGAGAAGGCCGTCAGAGGGGAGGTCCAAAAGGCAACCCAGCCAGAACTGACAGGGTCTTGTCATTGAAAATGACAttgaattttattctaagatCGGAGTCACTAAAGAACGGCCCCACCAAATGAAGCTGCTTAAATTCCAGTAGTTACAAAAAAATTAGCCCCTCCCTTCATAATTTCAAATACTATTTCTAGTTATATGTTATAGGAAGGTATACTTTGCTTTAATATGGCTGCATTTAACATTTAATATAGTTCATTGATCCACATTTTCTAATTACTTACTTTAAAAGATAGAATTGAAAGCCCTAGGTGTTTGAAACTGCTTTGTTCCCAGataaagaaagagaagtcaaatGAAACAATCTgtgggaggggctcctgggtggttcaggtccACTAAGCATTcgctcttgatgtcagctcaggtcttgagctcaggtcttgatctcagggtcatgagcggGAGCCCAGCCTTGGgatccacactgggcatggagcctacttaaaaaacaaacatacagtTTCTGGGAAGCTTGGGTCCATTGCTCACCTGAAGTCAAACAACCTTAAAGGGCCTAGGCTGGGACTCAGGTCACAGCAACTTATTAACTGCATAAAGGCCAACTTCACAAAGCAAGGGCCTTGAACCATAAGGAAGGCCGTGCCTTAAGAACTGCCTAACCTTCGGTGAAGTGGCTGCTGACCAACAGCCAGGAAGTTGTCTGGACAGGTGTGTAAAGGCCCAGGAGGAAGGCCTGTGTACGCTCACTCGCACACCAGCCACACTCCTGATGTGATGACCCAGGATTGTGGGGAAGGACACTCTGTCATGGCCATCACGCACACTCAGCCCCGAGTGTTTCCTACGACTGTGCCACCTAGAAGTCACCTCCACACACCTGGAAGGATTGATAGGCGGGAACTTAGAACCATATGGAAATTAGTTCTATCAGAGAAGGCGGGGTCAGCTTAAGTGGTTAGGAGTGGCCAGAAGGGGGAGGACAACAGACTGTTTGACAAAAGAAGCACATATAAGAGAAAGTAGAGAAACACCTGCTTTCAAACACGGGGATCTGTACACGGGAGCCGTAGTCTAAACAAGAGAGAGTGGGATGACCTGgttcaccctctccctcctgaACCTTCTCTGGGCTGCAGCTGGGACCAGCACCGGGACCCGAAGCTCATGCTGTGAGTATAGTGATTCTTCCAGAGAGGTCAGGGGAGCAGTTCCCCCCCGGGCACAAGGGAAAACCTCACACACGGAGGTCTGCTGAGGACAAAGTGATTGAAAACGGCAATCACTGTAGGAGTTCCAAGGGGGCAAGTCAGGGTGAGTGTGTGCTGCATCTTTCCTGACTGAACCCTGTAAGTGCTTGGAGAGGCAAGTCTACGCATTTTACCTTAGAAGAGGTTGAAACAGTGGTGCAGGAACAATGGCTGGCAGCACAAAGAGAGATGCTCAGAGCTGTTCTGACCAAGTGCCACTGCTGGGGGATGTTGGAACTTGCTGAGGACAGCTGGTATCCCAAGTCTTCCATACTCTCCATGTAAGACTGAGGAAAAAaggaggtgcctggctggcttagttgaggagcatgcaactcttgatctcagggttgtgagtttgagccccatgcagagtgcagagatttaaaaaaaaagaaaggtcacctgggtggctcagtcagttgagtgtctaactcctgctttcagctcaggtcacgatctcagggtgtcCCTTtacctctgctgctctccctgctggcCCATAGGTCACTCTCACtccctttctcagtctctctctctctctctctctgaaataaataaataaataataaaatcctttaaaaaaaaagaactttattttttttttttaggatttatttatttgagagaaagagagagtgaggtggggtggggcagatggagagggagagagagactcccaagcagactccatgttgagcacagagctggacacggggctccatcccaggaccctacagtcaggacctgagccaaaaaccaatagttagacacttaatcaactaTACTGCCCAGACACTCCCCTgaaaaaagttaactttaaaataaaagagtgagaaagaaataCAAGGAAATCAGTGATTTCTAGGAATCTgctaaaaataatatgaaatggCCATGAGCCATATTGCTTGAACTTCCTAAGTGAGAAGTCACTTTGTTAAACATAAGGGTTGTTTGAGGAGATCCAACATCTAACTGGTCTACCTGGCCTCAAAAGAAAATGTCAGtgttttctccatctctctttattttttttaaagagtttatttatttatttgacacagagagagagacatcgagagagggaatacaagcagggagagtgggagagggagaaagaagcaggcttcccactaagcggggagccagatgtggggcttgatcccaggaccccacgaccatgacctgagccaaaggcagacgcttaatgactcaaccacccatgtgcccctccaTCTCTGTTAGGGACACTAGAGGGTGTCCCTGAAAATGTTAATGCTAACTAATCCTGTCTTCTAACAGAGTGACACATGGGAAACATGTTTCTGACATGAGAGAGAGTGGATTAGGGGTTTAGTAAATGGCTTTTCTCTTCTCAGCTGTTCCCCCCGCACAGCAGCCCTTGGTTCATGGCATACAAGTGCTCATGGAGAACTCTGTGACCAGCTCAGCCCACcccaatcccagcatcctgattGCCATGAACCTGGCCGGAGCCTACAACATGGAGGCCCAGAAGCTCCTAACTGACAAGCTCATGGCCAGTGACAGCGCGGGTGAGAAATCAGAGCCTCTCCACGTGCTCCCTGATTCTGCAGCCCCAGATTCCAACTCCACAACCCCACACACACAGTGCCACCTGGGATTGTCCCTGAATCAGCCAAACACCTTTCCCTATGTACCTGCAAAGAAAGGTTCGTGAAGTCAGAGCATCTGTAGAGTTACACAGGAAAGCAGAATAAGCTCTAGACCAGGCATGAAAAAGAGGAGGCTTGCAACTCTGGCTCCACCATTTATCAGCTCTGAAACCTTGAACAGGTCGCAGATCCAGACCAACCTCACGTCTTCATTTGCAAAACGCAGATGATTCTAATAACAAGGACTCTAACAGTAATAacaacaatgataataataaccaAATCTCTGTTCTGTCTACTTCACAGGAGTTGCCTTGAGGATCAAGTTAGATagtaaagttaaaattattttcaggtaCGAATTTGTATGGGTGCCTGTGCTGCTTTGCTAAATAGATACCAGGGATTCCTGATGAAGTTGTCAAGTCACACAGTGGTCACCAGATTAAACCCTCCTTGAACATTTTTCCACACTTCTTTCCTTAAGAAAAACAAGATCAAAAAACTATCTagaggtacctggctggctccatgGTGGGAacgtgtggctcttgatctccaggttgtgagtttgagtcccaggCTGGGTATAacgattacttaaaaaacaaaaacaaaaacaacaaaaaaaaaaacctttttaaatattatctaattttattattaaaaaatcaaaatgatctGGAGATCAGATCAGAGATCTCAGCCCTGACCCCTGGCACACTCTCCCCTGAGAATACCTTTGTGACTGCTTTGTTCTCTCCTCCACAGACCTGACCATTGGTCAGCTTGCCCTTACCATCATGGCCCTCAACTCCTCCTGCCGAGATCCTGGGAATAAAGTGTCAGTTCTACAGAGACTAATGGAAAGCTGGCCACCCTCAAGTAAGACCTcagcagaagggaggggagggtgaggcAAATGGTCCTTCCTGAGAGTATTAAACCTAGAACAAAAAAGATGGgtgaggggtgcccaggtggctcagtgggttaaagcatctgccttcagctcaggtcatgatcccagggtcctgggattgaaccccacatcgggctccctgctcagggggagcctgcttccctctctctctctctgcctgcctctccctacttgtgatctctgccaaataaataaatacaatcttaaaaaaaaaaaagatgggtgaGTGGAAAATGAGGGAGGGGATACAAGTTATCTCCACTCAGGATTCTTCGGATAACCACACAGTGAGATATTCACTTCGATTCCAAACGTACTAGAGAAGATCACTATCCTGGGAAACAGACTTATGCCATCACCTGAAGACAGTCATCCTTTTTATTCTCTTGTCATGCTGGGTGACATTCTTATTCTGAGAAATGTTAAAGTTAGCTTTTGCCAATATGGAGTCTTTCTTTTTTGGACAggttttctagaaatttctacTTAAAAGGtttaacttttacctttttcaCAGATGTCCTCATTGTGGTGAATATTAATCTTACAGAgaccctctgtccccttcccagGTCCCAGTGCTCCAGCTTCAACCTTCTATGGGCCCAGTCTGGCGGTCCTGGCATTGTGCCAGGAGAACCCAAAAACAGCCTTACCCATAGCAACCCGCTTTGCCAAGATCCTGAGGTTCGGTTCCTCCCCCTTCAATACGGGTGAGTTGGTTGCCACTTCCAAACACTGCCCTGAGCTGAAAATATCAAGGGCActtagtgggggaggggggcaggagggaaaagTGGGAGGGGGAGCTTTCCATGGAGGAGGAGCCAAGGGTCATGAAAATGTCTGCAGATGGAAAGCACTGAACAAACATTTGCTGGACACGTGAATTAAGGAATAAGTGAAAGGGAGAcagtaaaacaaagaaaccagGACAATACTTGAAATGTCTGACAATGACAAAATCTCTATCAGGAACAATAAATAAGTCACACAAATCAGCAGTTATTCCCAGACAAATTCTTAAATGATTAAATCAATGTCTAGACTCAAGTCTTACcctgaaaccttttttttttttaagattcatttatttattttagagagagagagatcagggggaggggcagaaggcaagggagagagagaacctcgaGCTGACTTCACCCTGACCacagagcttgacacagggctccatctcatgaccctgagatcatgacctgagctgaaaccaagtcagatgcttaaatcactgagccacccaggcgcccctgaaccctCTCTTTTATCTCTACTGATGATTCCATTCTCTGTTCCTCTCGATGTTTCTCCTTATAACATCCTGATATTCTCTTTCTAGTGAACAGATAACCCTAAACCCATGATGCTCCTCCCCTTCAAGGATACACTGGAACCATGTTACTTCTTCATTCTATAACCTTATGGTTGCTTGTCAAGAGAAGCTTTTTCCCCTACAGCACCACGTCCTTTTCTGTCCACCCTTCTGCAGGTCATGATACCTGCCCTGAATAACACCCTCTCTGTGGACATTATCACGTGCCCTTCATTCATGGTCACCTTTCCTCTTTTGGACTCTCAAGCAATAGCGTATCTCAGGTTTTCACCCCGTTAGCCACCCTGCCCCTGCAACCTCTCTAGTTTCAGGCAAACTCTCCCATTTCCGTCTCTTTCAGATCATAATCCAATACTCTAGTGCCCTCCCTGTGGCTCAAGAGCAGACAGGTCTCCATTTTCCATCTGGGACTTCATGCATTGCTAGGGAGTCTGTCAGTTCAGGAGATTTGACTTCTTGGACAGCAATGGTCTCAACAACACTGCCATCCTTAATGAGGTTATACAATTCAGGTGGCGATTACAGGAGGGAGAAGATCAGAGAAAGAAGTCATCTGGCAAGTCTTTCACTTGTTCTGTCTTGTCCTTCCATAGCTTGCTTATTCAATCCACATACACTTTCCCATGCAAATAATGAAAATGCCCCTGTGCCAGGTGCCCTGGGGGTGCAAAGTTCCCACCATCCAGTTGCTCACAGAGCACAGTAACAATAAAACAGAGCAGAGTGCTGAGACTGCAAAACAAGTCCGAACAATACATGATAAGAAACTcaggaaagaggggcacctgggtggctcagttaagtgtccaacccttgatctcagcttgggtcttgatctcagggtcatgagtttaaaccccacattgggctccatgctgggcatggagcctacttttttaaaagttcagaaaaGAGACTGTACCTGTGGCACTGGGCAGACCAAAGAAGGTTTCACTGAGAGGTGGTGATGGCCAGGCCTTCCAGAACtggtgacatttttaaaagataaacactGGGACAAGAAAAATGAGACTGAATGAAGCACCAGTCTAATTAAAAGCATGAGCTTTAGATCTGGGTTCAGGTCCTGGCGCtgctacttaccagctgtgtggccttgggccatTACTTGGCCTCtaagagcctccatttccttatccCTTCAGTGGAGTTCATTTTAGGTACTATCTCACAGGTTGTCCTGAAGAATAAAGGAGATAATGTAGTTGGAACGCAATAAGCACACAGTAAATGTTAGTTGTTCCTATTGTTGGGTGATGGTTgtctcacccacctccctccgaCCATGATTCACAGACACAGGAGCTATGGCGACCTTGGCTCTGACTTGTATGTACAACAAGATCCCAGAAGGCTCAGATGAAGGTTACAAAATTCTGTTCATTGAGGTACTAGACGAAGTCGTGAAGAATGTCAGCATGAGGATCGAAGACAATGGCATCATTGGAGACATCTACAGTACTGGCCTTGCCATGCAGGTAAACACATCATCTATGCTTCTTTGTTGAGCCCATGCCAGTATGATAAGACTGGATTGTAGGATCAAGACAGCAGGCTTCTTATAATTATATCTCTGGGGAAGACAAGCTAGTATGACTTGAGGTAGATTCCTTGCGGTGTTTGTCTCAGTTTCTCTACTGGTAAAACGCAGGTGTTAATTCCTCCCTACCTCATAGGTAAAgggtgaaaataaaattatgagaattctttcctctttcttgaaaaaataaataaataaatcccagaaACATATCAGGTTACTGATAATGATCAATGTGTTCATAATAATCATAGATTGATGAAAATTTGATGTATAAAAAGTAAGATATTAAAATGGgccctcaaaaaaatgaaattttgtaatTCCATCTTGCCAGTCGAGTGTTCTTTATTTCAGCCCTTTATCTTGATCCAGAAAATGTGGGCTTATGTTCAACCTGAACACAGGTTGAAACAACCTGAACACAGGTTGAAACAACCTGAACACAGCAGTGAAAACACCTAAAGCTGACTTGTCAAGCTCTTATCATCTCGATCTCATTGCAACTTCGCACAGTGTTCTAAATGGGAATCAGGTGTGTCTGGTACTCTGTCCATACTCAATCCTATGTTTTCCTAGTATAGAACCCAGGCTTGGACTCCATAAGATGCTGTTTGATATATCTCCAAATGCAACCCTCACCGCATTGATTAGGGTTGACTAGGGCAGCATCTTCCCATGGAGGACATACTAATGATAGTGGGGAGAGGTAACCAGCTAGAATCAGAAATTAAAGGGTCATCTGTGGCCAAATCGTCTAGTCCAAACTCAGAAGTTCGTGCTCCGAAGTCTTAAAATGTCTTATGTGATTCATAGAAAAACTGTACCTTCTCAACTCAGAAAGCCCAGGAAACAGAGAACCTGGAGTTACAATGCCAGGCCGAAACCTAATGTACCTCTGGACTAGTGGTAAAAAGAAATCCtttgggggagaggagcagagactgCCCCTGATGTTCCACACATTAGAAATTAGCAAAGGACATAAACAGACTAGAAAGTAGTTTATGTTAAACACAAAAGTAAATACAATATCCCCACCCCAATGTGCAATGTATTGGAGCAACTAATGAGGACAACGTCAGCTTCCATGGCATGTCAACGTGAATGAAGTTTGGCCATGGAAAAAAAGActgttactggggcgcctgggtggctcagtgggttaaagcctctgccttcggctcaggtcatgatctcaaggtcctgggatagagccccgcatcgggctctctgctcagcggggagcctgctccccttcctctctctctctgcctgcctctctgtctatctctgtcaaataaataaaatctaaaaaaaaaaaaaaaaagactgtaccATGGCTGAATCATCCAAGAACAATCCCGGGACTCAGGGCTAGAAAGCCTTGTGGAATATCAGAGGCAGTCTGGACGGGATATAAGATGGGTTTTATCTATGCCTGACTTAAAATAAACTTGCTTCCCCTTAGTGCCAGACAGAGAAATGTTTGCTTTTGCTAATTAGGTTTATGAATTCCGTTTGGGATTTTCCAACCCACAAGGTACACTCTGATAAGCTGTACCTAAgaattacagttttatttatgaaaaggCAAGACCTCATCCTTATCCGATATCATAGGTCATATGTATTTCGAATCAGTTAGGATACATAACCTCTCCTAACTCGAGGTATAGCACATAACGAGAGTTTACCCAAGCAGCCTGAAGTCTGAAATCACCAGATATCTAATacacaacttttttttctaatttacaaTGTTCTTCTGTGGAAAAGCAAAGGGCACTCAAGATGTCACAacttgagtttgaatcccagatcTCCCACCACTGTGGGCAAATATTGAATTGTTTCCCCATAAAAACAAGGTTgcaaaggtatttttttaaaacatcacaaGCACAATGTGATGCCAGTAACTGTTCATGGTTTCTGCCAGTGGAAGAGGGGTGATATTAAGCTTCCTCTCCAGCCTTCATTCATCCTCTTCCAGGATGTCAGTGCCCTTCAAGTGGCCTGGGCCACCCTCATGGCTTCCCTAGGCACTCAGGAGGCACTTCCTCTGTTGCAGgatttcttctctgctttctaTCAAGAATCCAAAGCCTTCAAAGTTCCTCTTAACTTGGGGATTTAACTTGGAAGAAGGATCTGATAAACATCTTTATGCAAAGCTATTAATGACTTCTCATAGGTAATGTGTTATTCCTCTCTAGAGTGTTGGCATTGGTGATGTTTTATCCCAAGGGGATCCATCTTGCTTTTGGGATCTGAGAGGTGAATATGGCAAACGAACAAGATCTGGCTGCTGAGGAGTACCTACCTGATGCCCCTTAAGCCAAACTGCCCCATAAAGCGACCTCTGGCAGAGCCAAGAGTTCTAACAGTGATGGTCATGTCAAAAACTGTCGTTCatcaactgcctttggctcacagaGCCATTTCTGATATGACTATCTTCTTTCACTTCCTATTCCAAGCTTCAGGTGAATCAGTCACCAGCAATCTCAAACCACTGACTTACTCTGAGGGTCATGGTCAGCTTCCCTAAAGGGAGGAAGGTGGTGATAATAGCTTACACATTACACATAACAAAATGCTTTTGCTTATTGTCCCACATCTGAACCTCAAATGAACCTGCAAAGGTAGGAAGAAATTGTGATTTCTATTTTACTCATGTGATACAAATCTCAGCAAAGTAGAATGAATTGCTTGGAGCATTAATCAAGAACCACTTTGCAGATAACGGAAACCCAAATAATTTTTgcctaaggaaaaaaatggggaTTTACTATATCATGTTATAAACTAGATCCAGGGCTAGATTAAATGGTTTCAGGATTAAGCAGAATAAAGGGCTCAGATTGTGCTTTTAGGCACCACTCTTTTTTCATCACTCAGCCCTGGTTTTCCTCACTGTCTCCTATGGCATGGTTTCTTCAAAGTGGCTGAGGAAGATGGTCACAGCCCAGTGATTACTTACATGGTCCTAGCTGATTACCCCAGCAGGAGGAAAAgacatgcttctctctctgaatGTCTGTATGTCAAGGAAGGATGCTGGCTAGTGGGGTGCCCACTAATCACTGTTAGCAAGAGGATGGCACTCTAGGATTACCCCAGCCCAGGCCATGAGTCCACTCCTGTGGCCAGGCTTGTGGAACCTCTGGCTGACTGTCCTGACATGATCACAAAGTATGGGAGGAGTCCACCAAAGGCTGT
Coding sequences within:
- the CBLIF gene encoding cobalamin binding intrinsic factor; translated protein: MTWFTLSLLNLLWAAAGTSTGTRSSCSVPPAQQPLVHGIQVLMENSVTSSAHPNPSILIAMNLAGAYNMEAQKLLTDKLMASDSADLTIGQLALTIMALNSSCRDPGNKVSVLQRLMESWPPSSPSAPASTFYGPSLAVLALCQENPKTALPIATRFAKILRFGSSPFNTDTGAMATLALTCMYNKIPEGSDEGYKILFIEVLDEVVKNVSMRIEDNGIIGDIYSTGLAMQALSVTPKQPNKEWNCQKTMDTILQEIEQGKFHNPMSIAQILPSLKGKTYLDVPHVSCSPGVEVQPTLPTQPSPVPTTASNVTVTYTINNQLRGVGLLFNETMDVSVKGGSVLLVVLEEAQRRNPMFKFETTMTSWGLVVSSINNITESVHERTYWQFLNGKTPLNEGVADYKPSDREHITANFTQY